ATGCGGATCACCGACTTCCTGCTCGCTCTCCCCGCCATCGGCGCCGGGAAGCGCGATCGCGTGCTGGAGGAGCTGCACATCTCCCCGGTCAAGCGTCTCGGCGGGCTCGGCGCCCGTCAGCGCGTCGTGCTGGAGACCTGGCTCGATTCCCGCTTCCCGGTGCTCGAGCCGCGCGGCGCACGCAGCCGCCTGCTCGTGCTGGCCGGTCCCACGGCGGTCGGCAAGGGCACCGTCGCGGCCCACATCCGTGAGCACAATCCCGAGATCCACCTCTCGGTGTCGGCGACGACCCGGCCTCCGCGGCCGGGTGAGATCGACGGCGTGCACTACTTCTTCGTCGATGACGCCGAGTTCGACCGCCTGATCGCCGACGACGAGCTCCTCGAGTACGCGGTGGTGCACAACCGCTCCCGCTACGGCACGCCGAGGGCGCCGATCGACGCGGCGCTGGCCGAAGGCAGGACCGTTCTGCTGGAGATCGACCTGCAGGGTGCCCGGCAGGTGCGACGCGCCGAGCCGGCCGCCACGCTCATCTTCCTGCTCCCGCCGAGCTGGGATGAACTGGTGCACCGCCTGGTCGGGCGGGGCACCGAGGAGGCGGAGGAACGCGCCAGGCGACTGCGCACCGCCAAGGTCGAACTGGCCGCCCAGAACGAGTTCGATCACCTCATCGTGAACGAGGACGTCGCCGCCGCCGCCCGTGAGGTCGTAGAATTGTCCTCAGGCTCTGCGCGCTGAGTCACCTTCGCGCGCCTTTGCACCGTCTTCGCGACGAACCCGTCGCCTGATCTGGAGGTCCCACCATGGCCGGACACCACACCAAGGGCATCATCGATCCCCCCATCGACAACCTTCTCGACCGCGTCGACTCCAAGTACGAGCTCGTGATCTACGCCGCCAAGCGCGCGCGTCAGATCAACGACTACTACTCCGACCTGCACGAGGGCAACCTCTTCGACAACGTCGGCCCGCTGGTCGACTCCTCGGTCGAGGACAAGCCGCTCACCATCGCGCTGCACGAGATCAACGAGGACAAGCTCCGCCTGCGTCACGCAGAGTGATATTCGAGACCGCGGCGCCGCACTGTCGGTGCCGCGGTCCAGAATGGGGGCAACACCCCTCCCACCGTCCGTCCCCGTTCTGGAGCACCGATGAGCGCGCTGCGTCTGTTCACGTCCGAGTCCGTCACCGAAGGGCACCCGGACAAGATCTGCGACCAGATCTCCGACAGCATCCTCGACGGGCTCATCGCGAAGGACCCCGGTTCCCGGGTCGCGGTGGAGACGCTCGTCACGACAGGCCTCGTGCACGTCGCCGGTGAGATCCGCACCGAGGCGTACGTCGACATCCCGACGATCGTGCGACAGGTCGTCAACGGCATCGGCTACACGTCGAGCGAGACCGGCTTCGACGGCGACTCCTGCGGTGTCAGCATCTCGGTCGGCGAGCAGTCCACCGACATCGCGCACGGCGTCGACAACGCGCAGGAGCACCGCGACGGCTCGTCGGTCGATCCGCTCGACGCGCTCGGCGCCGGCGACCAGGGCATCATGTTCGGCTTCGCCACCAACGAGACGCCGCAGCTCATGCCGATGGCCGCGTGGACGGCGCACCGCATCGCCGAGCGCCTGACCGAGGTGCGTCGCAGCGGTCTGCTGCCGTTCCTCCGTCCCGACGGCAAGACGCAGGTCACGCTGGGCTACGACGGCTTCACGCCGAAGACCGTCGACGCGGTCGTGCTCTCCACGCAGCACCACCCCGACATCTCCCAGGACGAGCTGAAGGCGCAGGTGCGCGAGCACGTCATCGATCCGATCCTCGCGACCACGGGCCTCGACCTGAGCGACGTCACGCACTACATCAACCCTGCCGGTCCGTTCGTCACGGGTGGTCCCAAGGGCGACGCCGGTCTCACCGGCCGCAAGATCATCATCGACACCTATGGCGGAGCTGCCCGTCACGGCGGCGGCGCGTTCAGCGGCAAGGATCCGTCCAAGGTCGACCGCTCCGGGGCCTACGCCACCCGCTGGGTCGCGAAGAACGCGGTCGCGGCCGGTCTCGCCGACCGCCTCGAGGTGCAGGTCGCGTACGCGATCGGCGTCGCGCGTCCGGTCGGTCTCTACGTCGAGACCTTCGGCACCGGCAAGGTGACCGACGAGGCGATCATCCGGGCGATCGAGCAGGTCTTCGACCTCCGCCCGCAGGCCATCATCGAGCAGCTCGATCTGCTCCGTCCCATCTACGCGCAGACCGCCGCCTACGGCCACTTCGGCCGCGAGCTTCCCGACTTCACGTGGGAGCGCACCGACCGCGTCGAAGAGCTGCGCCGCGCCGCCGGTCTCTGATGGGGCCTCGGTCCTCATGACGTCCGAGAGCCGGCGCATCGCGCGCGTGCTCCTCGACTCACCGCTGCCGCAGCTCGACCGTCTGTTCGACTACTCCCTCCCCGCCGAGTTCGGCGAGGTCCGGCTCGGGGTGCGCGTGCGCGTTCCCCTGCGCACGGCCGGCCGTGTGATCGACGGCTACATCGTCGACATCGACAGGGAGGACGATGCCGACAGGCCCCTCTCCGAGGTCGACAGCGTCGTCTCCGAGGTCGCCGTGCTGCCCGAACGCCTGCACCGACTCGCCCGACGCGTCGCCGACCGCGCGGCAGGGTCCGCCTCCGATGTGCTGCGACTCGTGATCCCGAAGCGGCAGGTGCGGGTCGAGAAGGCCTGGACCGCGGACAGCCCGGTGCCGGTGCTCGATGCGTCCGCCGTCGAACGGAGTCAGGAGATCCTCGACGTCTACGACGGACTCGTCGCCGTGCTCGACGGAGGAGGACGCGCCGCCGTCGAGGCCGTCCCGCAGCTGCGTGACGGGGGAGAGGCCTGGTCCCAGCTCCTCGCGGCCTCCGCGACACGGATGCTGGCCGCCGGCCGCTCGTCGATCCTCATCGTGCCCGACCACCGCGATCTCGATCGGCTGCTCACAGCCCTCGAGGCGCTCGTCCCCGGCGACGCGGTCGTGCGCTACGACTCCCGCCAGACGAACCCCGATCGGTACCGCGGATTCCTCCGCACGCTCGAGGAGTCGCCCTGCATCGTCGCCGGGAACCGCTCCGCGGTCTACGCCCCGGTCGAGGCGGGTCTCGTCGCCGTCTGGGACGACGGAGACCCGTTGCTGGGCGAGCAGCTCGCACCGTACGTGAACGCGCGGGACGCGGCACTGCTCCGTCAGGAGCTCGAGCAGTCGGCGCTGCTCTTCGCGGGGCACACCCGCACGACCGACGTCGAGCGCCTCGTCGCGCGCGGCTGGCTGCAGGACGTGCGCGCGTCCCGCCGTGTGCTGCCGAAGGTCGTGCTCAGCACCCCGCAGGAGATGGAGCAGCCCGCCGCGCAGCGGATGCCGTCCTCGGCGTTCCTCGCCGCGCGCACCGCCGCGGCGGAGGGGCCCGTCCTGGTGCAGGTGTCCCGTCCCGGCTTCTCGCCCTCGCTGGTCTGCGCGGAGTGCCGCGCACCTGCCCGCTGCCCGCACTGCGGCGGCCCTCTCGGCGCACGCCACCGAGGCGCTGTCCCCGTGTGCGGCTGGTGCGGCCGCAGCGCCCGCGCCTGGGTCTGCCCCACATGCTCGTCGACGAAGCTCCGACTCGCATCCTCCGGGAGCGAGCGCACCGCCGACGAGCTCGGGCGCGCGTTCCCCGGCATCCGTGTGATCGTCGCCGACAGCGCGCACCCCGTCGAACGCGTCGAGGCCAAGCCCGCGCTCGTCGTGGCGACACGCGGCGCCGAGCCGCTGGCGGCCGGCGGGTACCGTGCCGTCGTCCTCCTGGACGGACCGCGGATGCTCCAGGCACCGGATCTGCGTATCGGGGAGGCGTGCCTGCGCTGGTGGTCGAACGCGGCGGCCCTCGCCGCTCCCGGAGCCCCGATCCATCTCGTCGGCGTCAGCGGTGCGGTCGGCATGGCCCTCGCGACCTGGAACCAGGCCGGCTACGCGCGATCCGAGCTCGAGAGCCGTGCGCCACTGCACATGCCCCCGACGGCGCGGGTGGCGCTGGTCGAGGGATCCGCCGCGGCCGTCTCCCGCGCGCTGGTCGCGCTGGGCGAGCTCGCCCTTCCCGCCGACGCCGTCCTCGGGCCCGTCCCGATCGACTCCGATGACGTCCCGCCGCGCGTGCGCGCGCTCGTCCGGTTCGGCTACGGCGCAGGCAGCCGTGTCGCCACCGTCCTGCGAGCGGCCGTCGTCGCCGAGGCCGTCGCCGGTCGTCGAGGCCGCGCGCGCAACGCGAAGAACACGCTCTCGGTTCGTCTCGATATCCTCGATCCAGAGCTCTGACCCTTCCGGAGAACCTTCATGCGCCTCGTCTTCGCCGGCACACCTGCTGCCGCCGTGCCCACACTGCGACGTCTCTCGACGCTGCACGACATCGTCGCGGTCGTCACGCGCCCCGATGCCCCTCTCGGGCGCAAGCGGGTGCTGACGCCTTCGCCGGTCGCCCAGGCGGCCGATGAGCTCGGTCTGCCGGTGATCCGTGCGAGCCGGCTCGACGACGACGCGACGGCGCGCATCACGGCGCTGCGGCCCGAGCTCGGGGTGATCGTCGCC
This genomic interval from Microbacterium sp. LWH11-1.2 contains the following:
- the gmk gene encoding guanylate kinase, producing MSEPLRTVPEVDRAAAARRAVERRRARASLKRDLTMRVVAPQTVLHRATADADSVEGSMRITDFLLALPAIGAGKRDRVLEELHISPVKRLGGLGARQRVVLETWLDSRFPVLEPRGARSRLLVLAGPTAVGKGTVAAHIREHNPEIHLSVSATTRPPRPGEIDGVHYFFVDDAEFDRLIADDELLEYAVVHNRSRYGTPRAPIDAALAEGRTVLLEIDLQGARQVRRAEPAATLIFLLPPSWDELVHRLVGRGTEEAEERARRLRTAKVELAAQNEFDHLIVNEDVAAAAREVVELSSGSAR
- the rpoZ gene encoding DNA-directed RNA polymerase subunit omega is translated as MAGHHTKGIIDPPIDNLLDRVDSKYELVIYAAKRARQINDYYSDLHEGNLFDNVGPLVDSSVEDKPLTIALHEINEDKLRLRHAE
- the metK gene encoding methionine adenosyltransferase; this translates as MSALRLFTSESVTEGHPDKICDQISDSILDGLIAKDPGSRVAVETLVTTGLVHVAGEIRTEAYVDIPTIVRQVVNGIGYTSSETGFDGDSCGVSISVGEQSTDIAHGVDNAQEHRDGSSVDPLDALGAGDQGIMFGFATNETPQLMPMAAWTAHRIAERLTEVRRSGLLPFLRPDGKTQVTLGYDGFTPKTVDAVVLSTQHHPDISQDELKAQVREHVIDPILATTGLDLSDVTHYINPAGPFVTGGPKGDAGLTGRKIIIDTYGGAARHGGGAFSGKDPSKVDRSGAYATRWVAKNAVAAGLADRLEVQVAYAIGVARPVGLYVETFGTGKVTDEAIIRAIEQVFDLRPQAIIEQLDLLRPIYAQTAAYGHFGRELPDFTWERTDRVEELRRAAGL
- a CDS encoding primosomal protein N' encodes the protein MTSESRRIARVLLDSPLPQLDRLFDYSLPAEFGEVRLGVRVRVPLRTAGRVIDGYIVDIDREDDADRPLSEVDSVVSEVAVLPERLHRLARRVADRAAGSASDVLRLVIPKRQVRVEKAWTADSPVPVLDASAVERSQEILDVYDGLVAVLDGGGRAAVEAVPQLRDGGEAWSQLLAASATRMLAAGRSSILIVPDHRDLDRLLTALEALVPGDAVVRYDSRQTNPDRYRGFLRTLEESPCIVAGNRSAVYAPVEAGLVAVWDDGDPLLGEQLAPYVNARDAALLRQELEQSALLFAGHTRTTDVERLVARGWLQDVRASRRVLPKVVLSTPQEMEQPAAQRMPSSAFLAARTAAAEGPVLVQVSRPGFSPSLVCAECRAPARCPHCGGPLGARHRGAVPVCGWCGRSARAWVCPTCSSTKLRLASSGSERTADELGRAFPGIRVIVADSAHPVERVEAKPALVVATRGAEPLAAGGYRAVVLLDGPRMLQAPDLRIGEACLRWWSNAAALAAPGAPIHLVGVSGAVGMALATWNQAGYARSELESRAPLHMPPTARVALVEGSAAAVSRALVALGELALPADAVLGPVPIDSDDVPPRVRALVRFGYGAGSRVATVLRAAVVAEAVAGRRGRARNAKNTLSVRLDILDPEL